In Aedes albopictus strain Foshan chromosome 3, AalbF5, whole genome shotgun sequence, the genomic window TGCCTTGAGTGTGGTTGAACCACAACACAAGGTGAGTTCGTTCTGCAGCGATCTGGCCCCCCCCACGCGTGACAGCGGCCAAGAGAATTTTGTGATACCTTAAAGGGACAAAGCAGTACAAGCTGACGTATAGGAGAGATGCGGTTCCGGCGACAGTGGAGACGGAGGTGGTCAAGTGGCTCCATAGTTTGGAGAAAATAAGCGCCCGACTATCGAAATGTCGTGAGTTCAATTCCTACCGGCGggtgtggattttttttcgcaatttgaaTCCCAATGTGTTCACCAAACACTTGTTTCTGTTGTgtacatgaatgtcaaagcattttaATCGTATGAAGATGAGAAGGAAACTGATTCTGATAGCGAGAAGTGGGTAACAGCAATCGAAGGCGAACTCAAATCTTAAAAGGAAAACCAGACATGGCATTTAGTGATGAAAGTTTGACAACTTTACATTGATACCTAAAATTAGTTTTTAAGAGCTCCGCCCAGAACAACAAATTGCTCCCACTTCAAATTGTGTGATAGACGAAAATTACCTAAGATTTCAGGTAAACCGGACGTGCACGTAAATGTTCAAGGATGTGAAATTGCAAACAAGGATTTCGAAGCTTCGCTAATTGTAAAACTTTGTTTTCTTGCTACAGGTATCGTTTCCATTTGACATACCTCTATATCAAGTTAGTGTTTGTTTTATTAGCCATTAATAATTCAATTGTGGTACCGCCAATAATACTTTATCATTTCTGTATTGGAGAAACTAATAGTAATTTCTCCGCTATCGTACCTCTAGGTGGCTATAATGATGGGTAAATGTTTGATTTTGAGTCATTTCCTTTGATGGGGAGTAAAAGTTAGAACTGGTATAACACAATAGTCTACTACTAAGAAAACACTGGAGTTCTATGAGTTTCAGATCAACGTTGCAGATATTGGAACCAAAGCCCTTATTGGTCCTGTTGGTGAAAAATGTTACAACTAGCTTGGTTTTTATAAAACGAAGAAGAAAAACTGTGTGGACTACAACGTGTGTCTCGTCAAATTTAGTAATAAATAAACCCCATGTTATGCTTACCCACGGCCTCTGCGAAGGAAATGTATAAACTGTTGATCCTTAATCCCAATCTCCGCACACAAAACATGGACCGTTGGCGCGCACCTAAGCTTCCTCTTCCTCCTCTTCGAGTTCGTCCTCTTCCTCTTCGCCTTCGCCATCGTCGCCAAAGTCCTCCTCGCCACCGTCTTCCTCCGCTTCCGGTTCCACCTCGATGTCCGGCACCAGGTAGTACTGGAGCGGATTTGGCCACAGATCGTCCTTGATCAGTTCGGCGATGTCGTCGTTGATCGGATCGTTATTGTCCGTGAACCAGTCAAAGAACGTCCGGTACTCGAGGCCGCGCTTCCGCCGATTGGCCATGGCCTTCTTTGGCAGCATCTTGGTCAGATCGCGGTCCGGCTTCCACTTGATGGCCGTACTGGTCGAGACCGGTGTTTCTGAAATAGGAGAAAACAAAAATTTAACTAAACTTCATCCCGTCACAATAAAAGCaaatcgctaccagccctgtgtTTATCTAAATAAAACACAATCATCATCCCAAATGCTTACCGCCACTCGATCCGAGGTTGAATTCCTTCGTCAGCACTTTGTTCTCGAAGTACGGGTTCTCGTCGAAGTAGAAATGAATGCGATAGCCGCTCTTGATGTCCTCAAACTCCTCCACCTCCAGTTTCTCCATAAACTGCAGgcattcttcttcctcttcctcgAGGATGCCGGAGATCTGCGGGTGGTTGACGATGGCCGTCACCCAGAAGCTCGGAATGCGCTTGATGATTTCGTTCCGCTTCTGGAAGTACGGCTTCCGCAGGCCGTTGTACTTTTGTTccaccttcaggatttcctcgctGGCCTTTTCGTTCAGGGCATCGATTTCGTTTTGGCAGCTGTCGATCGCCTCCAACGCTTCCGATTCGTCCTCCAACGCGTCGTcggattttttcacttttttcgcgATTGAAGCCATTTCACGCTCGGGAGGGATATTTGCTGCAACAAATTGTAGCCGGCCGAGAGGTTACTGACCAATATTCGAGGATACTAGAGATAAAAATGCCACTTTTTCGAAAATGCCGGCTCGTTTTTGTTATGCTGGGTAGGAAAGCAGAAAACGCGAACTTTGGGGTTCGCTAAAATTTTTGACAGCCATCCAGGTAGCTTGAACCGGTTCAGCAGGGGTGTGTCGAAAGGAGGTCTAAGAAAGGGGTAGGAATGAAGAAATCGAAATGTCGGAACACTTGTGAACGCGATCCTTCCTAGTTGAAACATGTGAAAATGGTGCAATGGctctacacgctaaggtcagtttacctatttttctaaaatatgggtaaattttacttaaatttgcgtaaactttacgcaaatatgggtgaataaaactcatattttgcaaaagtgcacattcgcatttatgggtaatatttacccatatttgggttacaattagatacacattacccatatttgagtcttatttacctatatttgagtatcatttacgcatatttgcgattgtgcactttttggaaaaaaggtaaactgaccttagcgtgtaggtCTTGTCcaaaaccaaggggaatgacatatccttttctaaaccggaatatccgcatttatccgtttctaaccgtcgctaaccgttgctaagcgagctgctaagtgagcagcggttagacacggttagtgacggttagaaacggataaatgcggatatttcggttagaaaaggatatgtcattccccttgtccAAAACGGCATAAACCGTTTCCATTTTTTATGGATGCGATTTTGTTTTTATAGATGAAATGGGAAACACAGATAAACAGTTCAGTTCCACGTTGTGAGAACTGAATGAATCCAACAcccagccaaataaccttaagatttccataagactcaacttatgaaacggcctttaaggttgaaggattcgtcattgatatcaccgtcatcattgaaatttcgaaagcagttttctcgttcatttgaaaatgtattcactgtattccagatgGAGattgcaatacagtgaatactttatcattgtacatatttattccctgaatgagaaaactgctttcgaaatttcaatgataaCAATGATATTGGGTTTCTCGTCAATGTTTAGACctcgtttagcctgggttgaaacGAAGTGGTTTGTCAACCCAGACGAAGCagcggatagcatgaaaacagaaagagagtaagagagatgcggatacaaaatacATGAATAATAGTATTTCCGTGTATACAAAagcatatctagattgagtttaaccctctaatacccaaatttttgattttgatctaaatatcatttttcgtcatctaaaatcgatttaaacatgttttggaagatggttctttttaattctcgatttcgtgaatttcagtttttgatttttctaatttttatttttgaacatccccacacttttatatttttcctggaagcctgtcTTGAAGCCTGTAACGGTCTATAAAGAGATGTAGTATACTTAACGATAGTGTGCTGCCGAACGATCATTATAGGGAATATAATCAGTGTTGGTATGAGCCGTGTATCGATCGGTCGCCTTTCTGTTGTACACTCCAGAATAAAGAATATCAATAAAAATCAGTCGCTACGTGTTCATTAATTATCCGTATCTAAGTCGTATCGTTATATCTGGGGgcgaggggcgattcactgtaCTGCGTCACTGAATCGAAAATACACGACTGgaaaaaattcacaaaaatacatcaatacatgataaattcaaaattgaattaaaaatacACCTTATTCGAAAAAATGCACCTATTcgaaataaaaatgcaaaaattcacCAGGTCATGAAAAATACATTAATAGTTCGAATTCGATAAAAATGCACAAATATGATGAAATAAGGCGTGTAATACACACATTCAGGAATAATGCGATAATCTTGTGAGATGGCGTAAAAAAATCGTAAAGTAGATGTTTACAGACACCGGAATTAACAACCTATCTCAAGCTGGATCGTGTCCCAACTTCCGGAAGAGGATACTTCCCTGCAAACAAATAATTTTGGGGAACCCAGCAAAGGTTGCAGATTATGGTATTGGAGCACGTACTGGTGGAAGAGTCAATCAGTTTTCCGGAATACAAAAGAGAGCAATCATTTGGAGATGCCGCCGAGTGGAATGTTTGCAAAGATTTAAcataaaaaaatccttagaatattagcaattccaacagagattATTCACTGTGAAACACTGTCGGATTATGTTTTCTGtgttttctgagaaattccttcaagagtaaaTAAAATTGTGGAATTGAATTTTCTTCCAAGAGAAATTGATCATTCCATCCCTTGGAGATTCCTAAAAGGTGTATTTCTAGGAAATGGATTTCTTGTGGTGTTTCCCGACAGGAAATTTAAAGTGCCCCGTTTTCGATCTGAgcttccatccttctctttctcatgtttatttaggagtgtgtaacaaaaaaaaactgcttaggcATCCACGTAGGCAACCATTGCAATATTCCAGAAGAACATTGTGGAGTAATCCCGGAAAAGTTTCCAAAAGGTATTCGACATGGAACTCATGGAGAGATTCCGGAtagcattccttgaggaattaaaaaaatccacGAGCAGTTCCAGAGTACAATatcgaaggaactccagaaggaacccccTCAAATATCACAACGAAGTCCTGGGAAATCACAAAATCAACTCaaatggaattcttgaatgagttCGAGAGAGAACTTCATTCCCGAAGTAGAGATTCCAAGGAGACTCTTGAAAAAATTCGTGGAGGTGCCTCCATATAATCTGCTAGAGTAATGCACAAATTGTCCCCTTGATCACGGAGCGCTACATGTCTATTAATAACTCAGAAATTGACAAGTTTTTCGTAGAGATTTAACTTGCTCAGAATGTTGACGGAAACATTAGTTCCGGCAGTTACTCTTCCGAAATCTGCAGGTAGTGTATGCTTCTGTTCAAGTTGTCCGTAGAGTAGTTCTCCTGGTAAATATCTGACACAAGTAATGAGAGCTGAAGTTAGTTTTGCAAAATTTAGTTTGATTTCAGTTTTGATTGAATGCTGCGGAAACTACAAATAAATTCAGTTTGTTTACAAAGAAAAGTTCCAAAATTGCAATTAATGCATAATGTGAAAATCGATTAAAAATACACATTTATTCGATAAATACTCAACGATTGCATCAATACATATCAATTCGATTTTATCCACAAAAGTTCAAATCATTACACTAatgcaaaaaaatacattttaattCACAAAAAATACACCAATTCGATTTCCAATACACAGGGTTGCATCGAAAATACatgagtgaatcgcccctcgtctgggggctcaaccgggattGACATCCCATAGCTGTGAAAATGGACCAAACGTTAATTCAGTTCGGACAACGTTTAGATCGACTAGAGCAAATTGTTTTCAAGTTGGAGCGCATTCTAACAAATGTGTTCAATTCCGAGCTCATCAAACAACCAGTAGACGCAGGGCACGTCGATTGCGGTGAAAACAATGGTGATGAGCACTCGCAACCGGGTATGCAAACAACGCAACTGCCTATAGCAATCGAGGGACCACATTCGGGCGACCTTCTGATACATTCGAACGTTGTGAAGAAGATCAATACTAGTGCACCAACTGCAAAGGATGATACACAGCACATTGTCATCAACAACAACGCTATTCGAAAGCCGTGGTACTCTGCAAACTGTGAGTTTTTTACAGCTCCAGAGTTCTTAGACCGGTTCGAAAGATATGCTCTTATTCTGAACGCACGTGAGCTTGATGATTGGATGATCACCACGATCTACGATTGCCTGTCTGGAGCACCGAAACTTTGGTACCGCATGTACTCGTACAAATTCGACTGTTGGGACCGCTTCAAAACGCTTTTTCTACAGTTTTGGGGCTGCCGGCAACAACGTGAATTCAAGGTGCGGCTTCAGGAAGGAACGTATCAGCAGAAAGGGAATAAATCAAGAATGAGTGCGTATTTCGCGAGAATGCTAAACAAAGGCAGATACATGTCGATGCCACCAACGGAACGTGAAATACTGTCTCTTCTAATTCaacaccaaggggaatgacatatccttttctaaccggaacatccgcatttatccgtttctaaccgtcgctaaccgcgtctaaccgctgctcacttagcagctcgcttagcaacggttagcgacggttagaaacggataaatgcgaatattccggttagaaaaggatatgtcattccccttgttcAACACTTTCCTGCTTCAATAAGAGACACGCTTCGCCATCTCGACAAGATTGAACCTTTCTACAATTTCCTAGTCGAAGAGGATTTTGCTAACAACTTGAGAGTAAAAGTGACTACGGATAAACCCAAGGATAAACCATCAAAGGCACAGTTTCAAAATACCTCAACGACGTTTACGACGAATGATCGTTCTAGGGAGGGGGAGCTGTAACGGTCTATAAAGAGATGTAGTATACTTAACGATAGTGTGCTGCCGAACGATCATTATCGGGAATATAATCAGTGTTGGTATGAGCCGTGTATCGATCGGTCGCCTTTCTGTTGTACACTCCAGAACAAGCTCCAGAATAAAGAGTATCAATAAAAATCAGTCGCTACGTGTTCATTAATTATCCGTATCTAAGTCGTATCGTTATAAGCCTATTTGgagtacggattttttgggatgaaaacattttgagattttatgattattgttgaaatatttttattttaagtttttttcatataaaattttattttccgtgttattttaaggaaaataattttcgagtgtattcgatccccttaaactattaaacaaggatagaatggtttgggaaaaattttaaatgTGTTAatcgtagcgattcaatacaaaataaacaatgacttctaaaaggtgaccaaaacatcaatttttcaatgatttttgaaaaatgtaaatacgctttaaaatacaccaaaaaccattttgagatatacaaaacagtcctaaatatcatccaaaaatataaaatataaaaatataacatgagagagttctcttcatcgactttctcttcttcaaattaaagtgacaagatgcaagcacagacaaacagacgtatcacttggaacaaaatgcgataaaaaacaTCGCCACGCAaaaataatcgcccaatgctaattacgctgtgctACGCAAacacactgagtagatggcggtagtcagcaaacgtcaaacaggagcaaaaacgatgcgaacgTCATGAGCgaacgatttgcgaactacggaatatttgaataaaccgttaaaaagggaaacgatggaaagtgagtagagtgagacgtctgtttgtctgtgatgcaagtatggttgcactttttggtcataaatcgctataGGTTGCGATGccatctag contains:
- the LOC109410451 gene encoding protein SET, with amino-acid sequence MASIAKKVKKSDDALEDESEALEAIDSCQNEIDALNEKASEEILKVEQKYNGLRKPYFQKRNEIIKRIPSFWVTAIVNHPQISGILEEEEEECLQFMEKLEVEEFEDIKSGYRIHFYFDENPYFENKVLTKEFNLGSSGETPVSTSTAIKWKPDRDLTKMLPKKAMANRRKRGLEYRTFFDWFTDNNDPINDDIAELIKDDLWPNPLQYYLVPDIEVEPEAEEDGGEEDFGDDGEGEEEEDELEEEEEEA